The Bryobacteraceae bacterium genome includes a window with the following:
- a CDS encoding glycosyl transferase family 1, with protein sequence MRIGINALYLIPGGVGGTETYLRNLVAALEARAAGHGIVVFTNRETGPLGARCAVQPVRARIRPWRIAYEQCLLPFALARHGIDVVLNPGFTMPLAAAIPQVTVFHDLQHLRHPEYFRWFDLPFWRLLLWASARRSTRLIAVSEATRLDLLKYYGRDAAVVPHGVEEEFFAIAARREPGDYLFYPSTTHPHKNHTRLLRVFARLRRDHPALRLVLTGVRGFAESSVQSAIRELGLGEAVECRGWIPREELLELYRCARGFVYPSLFEGFGMPVLEALAAGVPAACSDIEPLRSLASRHALLFDPEDDESMLEALRRLLAGQAPRTGSEYARRFTWARAAELTLQVLEDAYRRKSSS encoded by the coding sequence ATGCGCATCGGCATCAACGCCCTGTATCTGATCCCCGGAGGCGTCGGAGGCACGGAAACATATCTTCGAAATCTTGTTGCTGCGCTCGAGGCCCGGGCCGCTGGCCACGGGATCGTGGTCTTCACGAACCGCGAAACCGGTCCGCTTGGCGCCCGCTGCGCCGTGCAGCCCGTGCGGGCGCGCATCCGCCCCTGGCGCATCGCCTACGAGCAATGCCTCCTGCCCTTTGCGCTGGCCCGGCACGGCATCGATGTCGTGCTGAACCCCGGCTTCACCATGCCGCTTGCCGCCGCGATCCCTCAGGTGACGGTCTTTCATGACCTCCAGCATTTGCGGCATCCCGAGTATTTCCGCTGGTTCGATCTGCCGTTCTGGCGGCTGCTGCTTTGGGCCTCGGCGCGCCGTTCCACCCGGCTCATCGCGGTCAGCGAGGCCACCCGTCTGGATCTTCTGAAGTACTACGGGCGCGATGCTGCCGTCGTGCCTCATGGCGTGGAAGAGGAGTTCTTCGCGATCGCCGCCCGCCGCGAGCCGGGCGATTATCTCTTCTACCCTTCCACCACGCACCCGCACAAAAATCACACGCGGCTTCTGCGCGTCTTCGCCCGTCTCCGGCGGGACCATCCCGCGCTCAGGCTGGTGCTCACCGGCGTCCGGGGCTTCGCCGAGAGCAGCGTGCAGAGCGCCATCCGCGAGCTCGGTCTGGGAGAGGCGGTGGAGTGCCGCGGCTGGATTCCCAGGGAGGAACTGCTGGAACTGTACCGCTGCGCCCGCGGCTTCGTTTACCCGTCGCTGTTCGAGGGCTTCGGCATGCCGGTGCTCGAGGCGCTCGCCGCAGGCGTGCCCGCGGCTTGCAGCGATATCGAGCCGCTGCGCAGCCTCGCTTCCCGCCACGCACTCCTGTTCGATCCTGAGGACGACGAATCGATGCTGGAGGCACTGCGCCGGCTTCTGGCGGGCCAGGCGCCTCGGACCGGCAGCGAATACGCGCGCCGGTTCACGTGGGCGCGTGCGGCGGAACTCACGCTTCAGGTGCTCGAAGACGCCTACCGGAGGAAGTCCTCGAGCTGA
- the dapD gene encoding 2,3,4,5-tetrahydropyridine-2,6-dicarboxylate N-succinyltransferase — MRSDLNGAMQQKIEELFDHPPERYTAQHHALFAAFKEALNAGRIRAAEPDPGSPTGWRVNAWVKKGILLGFRMGAIVDMSIDAARQPWFDKSTYPVRRLSADSGVRVVPGGSSIRDGVFLGRGVTCMPPMYINVGAWVGDGTMVDSHALVGSCAQVGARCHISAAAQIGGVLEPVGAMPVIIEDDVLLGGNCGVYEGTIVKRRAVLAAGVILTRSTPLYDLVRGVIHSAKDDQPLVVPEEAVVVAGSRAVSRGAGKDWGLSLYTPVIVKYRDEKTDARLQLEDFLR, encoded by the coding sequence ATGCGGTCTGATCTGAACGGAGCCATGCAACAGAAGATTGAAGAATTGTTTGATCATCCGCCGGAGCGATACACGGCGCAGCACCATGCTCTGTTCGCGGCTTTCAAGGAGGCTTTGAATGCCGGGCGCATCCGGGCCGCCGAGCCCGACCCGGGGAGCCCGACAGGCTGGCGCGTCAACGCCTGGGTGAAGAAGGGCATTCTGCTTGGCTTCCGCATGGGAGCCATCGTCGATATGTCGATCGACGCAGCGCGGCAGCCGTGGTTCGACAAGTCCACCTATCCGGTGCGGCGGCTTTCGGCGGACAGCGGCGTGCGTGTGGTGCCCGGCGGCTCATCGATCCGCGACGGCGTGTTCCTGGGCAGGGGCGTCACCTGCATGCCGCCGATGTACATCAATGTCGGCGCGTGGGTCGGCGACGGGACGATGGTCGATTCGCACGCGCTTGTCGGTTCGTGCGCGCAGGTCGGGGCGCGATGCCATATCTCGGCGGCGGCGCAGATCGGCGGCGTTCTGGAGCCCGTCGGCGCGATGCCCGTGATCATCGAGGATGACGTTCTGCTGGGCGGCAACTGCGGGGTGTACGAAGGGACGATCGTGAAGCGCCGCGCCGTGCTGGCGGCGGGCGTGATTCTGACACGCTCCACGCCGTTGTATGACCTGGTGCGCGGCGTGATTCATTCGGCGAAAGACGATCAGCCGCTGGTGGTGCCGGAAGAAGCCGTCGTGGTGGCCGGCTCCCGCGCTGTCTCCCGAGGGGCAGGCAAAGATTGGGGCCTGTCGCTCTACACGCCGGTGATCGTGAAATACCGGGACGAAAAGACCGACGCGCGGCTTCAGCTCGAGGACTTCCTCCGGTAG